The proteins below come from a single Chrysoperla carnea chromosome 1, inChrCarn1.1, whole genome shotgun sequence genomic window:
- the LOC123300350 gene encoding methionine aminopeptidase 2, with product MAAVVSLEKTKNKDYEENNIEDKECIENNTVDDGKKKKKKKKKKKTADENIGDKNTEKENIEEDEAEGEEKTEKVNGEDGDKKKKKKRNRNKGGNKGGGKTQTDPPTLPITELFPDGVYPEGEIQQYDDRTAKNRFTSEEKRALDRMHNDIYNEVRLAAEAHRQTRKHIQKWVRPGMTMIEICEELENTARKLINENGLQAGLAFPTGCSRNHVAAHYTPNTGDKTVLEYDDVTKIDFGTHINGRIIDCAFTLTFNPKYDALVQAVRDATNTGIKAAGIDVPLGEIGAAIQEVMESYELELDGKTYPIKSIRNLNGHSIAPYRIHAGKTVPIVKGGEATVMEENEFYAIETFGSTGRGQVHDDMDCSHYMKNFEMSYVPLRLQSSKGLLNIINKNFGTLAFCKRWLERAGATKYQMALKDLCDKGAVDAYPPLCDIKGCYTAQFEHTIMLRPTCKEVVSRGDDY from the exons ATGGCTGCTGTTGTAAGTTTAgaaaagacgaaaaataaagattatgaAGAAAATAACATCGAAGATAAAGAATGTATAGAAAATAACACGGTTGATGAtggtaaaaaaaagaagaagaagaagaaaaagaagaagaCAG CTGATGAAAATATTGGCGATAAAAACACCGAAAAAGAGAATATAGAAGAAGACGAAGCTGAAGGAGAAGAGAAAACAGAAAAAGTTAATGGTGAAGATGGtgacaaaaagaaaaagaagaaacgTAATCGTAATAAGGGCGGTAATAAAGGTGGCGGAAAAACACAAACGGATCCTCCAACTCTTCCCATTACTGAATTATTCCCCGATG gtgTTTATCCTGAAGGAGAAATTCAACAATATGATGATAGGACAgcaaaaaatcgttttacaaGTGAAGAAAAACGGGCTCTAGATCGAATGCATAACGATATTTATAATGAAGTTCGTTTAGCAGCTGAAGCTCATCGGcag acaagaaaacatatacaaaaatggGTACGTCCAGGCATGACCATGATTGAAATTTGTGAAGAGCTAGAAAATACTGCACGTAaactaataaatgaaaatggttTACAAGCTGGTTTAGCATTTCCTACTGGATGTTCACGTAATCATGTTGCCGCCCATTATACGCCAAATACTGGTGATAAAACAGTTCTGGAGTATGATGATGTTACCAAAATTGATTTTGGTACTCATATTAATGGACGGATTATTGATTGTGCATTTACGTTAACTTTTAATCCAAAATATGATGCATTAGTTCAAGCAGTTAGAGATGCCACCAATACCGGAATTAAa GCTGCAGGTATTGATGTACCATTAGGAGAAATTGGAGCTGCCATTCAAGAAGTTATGGAATCATATGAATTGGAATTGGATGGAAAAACTtatccaattaaatcaattagaaatttgaatggACATTCTATTGCACCCTACC gtaTTCACGCTGGGAAAACTGTTCCTATTGTAAAAGGTGGCGAAGCTACCGTTAtggaagaaaatgaattttacgcAATTGAAACATTTGGTTCCACTGGACGTGGTCAAGTCCATGATGATATGGACTGTTcacattatatgaaaaatttcgaaatgtcTTATGTTCCATTACGTTTACAATCTTCCAAAGGGCTACTcaatattatcaacaaaaactTTGGTACGTTAGCATTTTGTAAAAGATGGTTAGAACGGGCTGGTGCCACCAAATATCAAATGGCATTAAAAGATTTATGCGACAAAGGTGCTGTGGATGCATATCCACCACTTTGTGATATCAAAGGATGTTATACTGCTCAATTTGAGCATACTATAATGTTGCGACCTACATGTAAAGAAGTTGTATCTCGTGGAGATGATTATTAA
- the LOC123305271 gene encoding uncharacterized protein LOC123305271 isoform X1 — protein sequence MEDRGESCELEQLVPSDAEGDGDDTIVPEEIIEPATTERKIKSPVSPVVSNKMSSIGDSGQGSVTHSAGHGHYGTSNSSGNVLSSSRFMYVNEKRSARDVRSGTLRAKNEHRVDSRHQIRHHSFLAELPDVRNMERALIGLLGDFHSGKLRAFGKGCSMEQMTDIREQQERLARLHFDLGAAAASNDPPLSAEGLRHSQNTMSQLVQRLEQLSVSIEHLHASEP from the exons atggaagATCGTGGGGAATCTTGTGAACTAGAACAATTAGTTCCTAGTGATGCTGAAGGGGATGGTGATGATACGATTGTCCCAGAAGAAATAATTGAACCAGCAACGACTGAGCGAAAAATTAAATCACCTGTATCACCAGTCGTTAGCaataag ATGTCTTCAATTGGTGATTCTGGACAGGGATCAGTAACTCACTCAGCTGGACACGGGCATTATGGCACTA GTAATTCGAGTGGAAATGTTTTATCTTCATCGAGATTTATGTATGTCAATGAGAAACGTTCTGCAAGAGATGTACGTTCCGGGACATTACGTGCAAAAAATGAACATCGAG tagatAGCAGACATCAAATACGTCATCACTCATTTCTCGCAGAACTGCCTGACGTCAGAAACATGGAACGAGCCTTAATTGGTTTATTGGGAGATTTTCATTCAGGAAAATTACGAGCATTTG gAAAAGGATGTAGTATGGAACAAATGACTGATATTCGGGAACAACAAGAACGTTTGGCACGTTTACATTTTGATTTGGGTGCGGCAGCTGCTTCAAATGATCCACCCCTAAGTGCAGAAGGTTTACGGCATTCACAGAATACAATGTCTCAATTAGTTCAACGTTTAGAACAGTTATCGGTGTCTATTGAACATTTGCATGCTAGTGAACCTTGA
- the LOC123305271 gene encoding uncharacterized protein LOC123305271 isoform X2, with translation MEDRGESCELEQLVPSDAEGDGDDTIVPEEIIEPATTERKIKSPVSPVVSNKMSSIGDSGQGSVTHSAGHGHYGTSNSSGNVLSSSRFMYVNEKRSARDVRSGTLRAKNEHRDSRHQIRHHSFLAELPDVRNMERALIGLLGDFHSGKLRAFGKGCSMEQMTDIREQQERLARLHFDLGAAAASNDPPLSAEGLRHSQNTMSQLVQRLEQLSVSIEHLHASEP, from the exons atggaagATCGTGGGGAATCTTGTGAACTAGAACAATTAGTTCCTAGTGATGCTGAAGGGGATGGTGATGATACGATTGTCCCAGAAGAAATAATTGAACCAGCAACGACTGAGCGAAAAATTAAATCACCTGTATCACCAGTCGTTAGCaataag ATGTCTTCAATTGGTGATTCTGGACAGGGATCAGTAACTCACTCAGCTGGACACGGGCATTATGGCACTA GTAATTCGAGTGGAAATGTTTTATCTTCATCGAGATTTATGTATGTCAATGAGAAACGTTCTGCAAGAGATGTACGTTCCGGGACATTACGTGCAAAAAATGAACATCGAG atAGCAGACATCAAATACGTCATCACTCATTTCTCGCAGAACTGCCTGACGTCAGAAACATGGAACGAGCCTTAATTGGTTTATTGGGAGATTTTCATTCAGGAAAATTACGAGCATTTG gAAAAGGATGTAGTATGGAACAAATGACTGATATTCGGGAACAACAAGAACGTTTGGCACGTTTACATTTTGATTTGGGTGCGGCAGCTGCTTCAAATGATCCACCCCTAAGTGCAGAAGGTTTACGGCATTCACAGAATACAATGTCTCAATTAGTTCAACGTTTAGAACAGTTATCGGTGTCTATTGAACATTTGCATGCTAGTGAACCTTGA
- the LOC123305271 gene encoding uncharacterized protein LOC123305271 isoform X3 translates to MEDRGESCELEQLVPSDAEGDGDDTIVPEEIIEPATTERKIKSPVSPVVSNKMSSIGDSGQGSVTHSAGHGHYGTSNSSGNVLSSSRFMYVNEKRSARDVRSGTLRAKNEHRELPDVRNMERALIGLLGDFHSGKLRAFGKGCSMEQMTDIREQQERLARLHFDLGAAAASNDPPLSAEGLRHSQNTMSQLVQRLEQLSVSIEHLHASEP, encoded by the exons atggaagATCGTGGGGAATCTTGTGAACTAGAACAATTAGTTCCTAGTGATGCTGAAGGGGATGGTGATGATACGATTGTCCCAGAAGAAATAATTGAACCAGCAACGACTGAGCGAAAAATTAAATCACCTGTATCACCAGTCGTTAGCaataag ATGTCTTCAATTGGTGATTCTGGACAGGGATCAGTAACTCACTCAGCTGGACACGGGCATTATGGCACTA GTAATTCGAGTGGAAATGTTTTATCTTCATCGAGATTTATGTATGTCAATGAGAAACGTTCTGCAAGAGATGTACGTTCCGGGACATTACGTGCAAAAAATGAACATCGAG AACTGCCTGACGTCAGAAACATGGAACGAGCCTTAATTGGTTTATTGGGAGATTTTCATTCAGGAAAATTACGAGCATTTG gAAAAGGATGTAGTATGGAACAAATGACTGATATTCGGGAACAACAAGAACGTTTGGCACGTTTACATTTTGATTTGGGTGCGGCAGCTGCTTCAAATGATCCACCCCTAAGTGCAGAAGGTTTACGGCATTCACAGAATACAATGTCTCAATTAGTTCAACGTTTAGAACAGTTATCGGTGTCTATTGAACATTTGCATGCTAGTGAACCTTGA
- the LOC123290502 gene encoding probable histone-lysine N-methyltransferase set-23 has protein sequence MNYEIEDNYEHAESHKVYIKENIVLEELETENSQFSHGCSCLNECNSEQNCECFSTFGENYKQIYTDQESISNKEYVLNEDRFNLPIYECNVNCSCNIYCRNRLVQHGPRKNLQIIKCDNKKGLGLITKQLIRRGMFICEYAGEVITKEIAEIRFNENRKHDRMNYILEFNENFGNVKYRTIVDPSIYGNIGRYLNHSCEPNCSLISVRINEFIPKICIFASEDIHPNEELTFDYGEYLPNFESKQHLTKCLCKKPKCRTWLPFLI, from the coding sequence atgaactatGAAATCGAAGATAATTACGAACATGCAGAATCTCACAAggtttatataaaagaaaatatagttttagaAGAATTGGAAACTGAAAATTCACAATTTTCTCATGGTTGTTCGTGTTTGAACGAATGTAATTCTGAACAAAATTGTGAATGTTTTTCAACATTTGGCGAAAATTACAAGCAGATTTATACGGATCAAGAATCGATAAGTAATAAAGAGTACGTTTTAAATGAAGACCGATTCAATTTACCAATTTACGAATGCAACGTTAATTGTTCATGTAATATATACTGTAGAAATCGATTAGTACAGCATGGCCCAAGAAAAAATCTCCAAATTATTAAATGTGATAATAAGAAAGGTTTGGGATTGATAACTAAACAATTGATTCGTCGCGGTATGTTTATTTGTGAATACGCTGGAGAAGTAATTACAAAAGAAATTGCTGAAATTCGATTTAACGAAAACCGGAAACATGATCGtatgaattacatacttgaatttaatgaaaattttggaaatgtaAAATATCGTACAATTGTTGATCCAAGTATATATGGTAATATTGGACGTTATTTAAATCACAGTTGTGAACCGAATTGTAGTTTAATTTCAGTTCGTATTAATGAATTCATTCCAAAAATATGCATATTCGCATCCGAAGATATACATCCGAATGAAGAATTAACTTTTGACTATGGAGAATATTTACCGAATTTTGAATCCAAACAACATTTAACCAAATGCCTGTGTAAGAAACCAAAATGCCGAACATGGCtaccttttttaatttga